From the genome of Pungitius pungitius chromosome 21, fPunPun2.1, whole genome shotgun sequence, one region includes:
- the anxa11b gene encoding annexin A11b, with translation MSYPGYPPQQGGGYPPQQGGYPPQAGGYPPQAGGYPPQAGGYPPQAGGYPGQPGGYPGQPGGYPGQPGGYPGQPGGYPGQPGGYPPAAGGYPPAAGGYPSQPGGYPAPAGGFPPQAGAGGYPSMPPGGGGWGAAPGGYGAPGGAPQGYPAGPAPGQPMPNYPAAPGNTPSMPGYGGGVPSNPQAPAISKGYRGSIKDFPGADPLRDVEVLRKAMKGFGTDENAIVELLGSRTNKQRVPMVSAYKTTYGKDLAKDLKSEITGNFEKLVLAMIKSPSHFDASELREAIKGAGTDEACLIEILSSRSNAEILEITRIYKAEYGKTLEDAITSDTSGHFRRLLVSLCQGNRDERETVDVAMAKQDAQKLYAAGENKVGTDESQFNAILCARSKPHLRAVFQEYQQMCGKDIEKSVCREMSGNLESGMVAVVKCIKNTPAYFAERLNKAMKGAGTKDTTLIRIMVTRSEVDMLDIRQAYVKTYGKSLYNDLSGDTSGDYKKLLLKLCGGSD, from the exons GCGGCTACCCACCACAGGCAGGCGGCTACCCCGGGCAGCCAGGCGGCTACCCCGGGCAGCCAGGCGGATACCCCGGGCAGCCAGGCGGATACCCCGGGCAGCCAGGCGGATACCCCGGGCAGCCAGGCGGTTACCCACCCGCGGCGGGCGGTTACCCTCCGGCAGCAGGGGGCTACCCCTCCCAGCCCGGAGGATACCCTGCCCCAGCTGGAGGCTTCCCTCCTCAGGCGGGAGCAGGGGGCTATCCGTCCATGCCCCCCGGAG gtGGAGGCTGGGGTGCAGCGCCAGGTGGCTACGGAGCG CCAGGAGGGGCTCCACAGGGATACCCAGCGGGCCCCGCTCCAGGCCAGCCCATGCCAAACTACCCCGCGGCCCCCGGAAATACCCCCTCAATGCCCGGATATGGAGGTGGAGTTCCATCCAACCCTCAGGCACCAGCCATTTCT AAAGGGTACAGAGGTTCCATTAAAGACTTTCCAGGGGCAGATCCGCTGAGGGATGTCGAGGTTCTTCGCAAAGCCATGAAGGGTTTTG GCACTGATGAAAATGCCATTGTGGAACTTCTGGGCAGCCGTACCAACAAGCAGAGGGTCCCAATGGTGTCAGCCTATAAAACAACTTATGGAAAG GATCTAGCAAAGGATCTGAAGTCGGAGATCACTGGAAACTTTGAGAAACTGGTTCTGGCTATGATTAAGAGCCCTTCACACTTTGATGCGTCTGAACTCAGAGAGGCTATAAAG GGCGCAGGAACTGATGAAGCCTGTCTGATAGAGATTCTTTCGTCACGCTCCAATGCAGAGATTCTTGAAATTACCAGAATCTACAAAGCTG aGTACGGGAAGACCCTTGAGGACGCCATCACCAGCGACACTTCTGGCCACTTCCGCAGActcctcgtctctctgtgtcag GGAAATCGTGACGAAAGGGAGACTGTCGACGTCGCCATGGCCAAACAGGACGCTCAG AAACTGTATGCTGCCGGGGAAAATAAAGTTGGAACTGATGAGTCTCAGTTTAATGCCATCCTGTGCGCTCGCAGCAAGCCTCACCTTCGAGCAG tcTTCCAGGAGTACCAGCAGATGTGTGGCAAAGACATTGAGAAGAGCGTGTGCAGGGAAATGTCTGGCAATTTGGAGTCTGGCATGGTTGCCGtgg TGAAATGCATCAAGAACACTCCTGCCTACTTTGCAGAAAGACTCAACAAGGCCATGAAG GGAGCCGGGACCAAGGACACAACTCTCATCCGAATCATGGTGACCCGCTCTGAGGTGGATATGCTGGACATCAGACAGGCCTATGTGAAGACCTACGGAAAGTCACTGTACAATGACCTCTCA GGTGATACCTCCGGGGATtacaagaagctgctgctgaagctgTGTGGCGGTAGCGactaa